The Bombus terrestris chromosome 4, iyBomTerr1.2, whole genome shotgun sequence genome has a window encoding:
- the LOC125384874 gene encoding A disintegrin and metalloproteinase with thrombospondin motifs 12-like has product MTRSKLPSFLLATWLLGTIATKSRMSDFLQSLQEYEIVYPRVIPNESARNRRSTHEDRETWREYLHQEPVFLEISNWTLRTMANDRLILSSNFTVNWVRQGKTKSERRNAKANCDLRQGSLEGDASSFVVVTICEEEVYALMLIGQRSFFVQPLTNGQHVMFQPKNEKWWSIRNNSSFVSVNPENPAVEESKRKSKRSKRDSLSHDVQGFYNLSGDVFDVEYPEAEKLILYDEKDDVSTEYNDTIVEELSIDVNTEIGYFSGPKWQRNRLSKKRPTAKDSPPRWLELGIAADYSVVDFHGIRVQQYTLAPLNIVSAIYMDPSLESNMILVIVRMILYAEKRDVMVRRGDARRSLENVNKWNRKMLSSKDVNHDVAVWLTRLDIRGPSGYAPVSGVCYPARSCALNRDEGLTSAFIIAHEVAHM; this is encoded by the exons ATGACGCGATCGAAACTTCCCAGTTTTCTCCTCGCCACGTGGCTGCTCGGCACGATCGCTACTAAGTCGCGAATGAGCGACTTTCTGCAAAGCTTGCAGGAGTACGAGATCGTTTACCCTCGAGTGATCCCGAATGAGAGCGCGCGGAACAGAAGATCGACCCACGAAGACCGAGAAACTTGGCGCGAGTATCTCCACCAAGAGCCGGTGTTCCTCGAGATCAGCAACTGGACCTTAAGGACCATGGCCAACGATCGATTGATACTGTCGTCGAATTTCACCGTGAATTGGGTGCGCCAGGGTAAAACCAAGTCCGAGCGACGTAACGCCAAGGCGAACTGCGATCTTCGACAAGGCAGCTTGGAAGGAGACGCGAGTTCCTTCGTCGTCGTGACGATATGCGAAGAAGAAGTGTACGCCTTGATGTTGATCGGGCAGAGATCGTTCTTCGTTCAGCCGCTGACGAATGGCCAGCATGTGATGTTTCAGCCGAAAAACGAAAAGTGGTGGTCGATCAGGAATAATTCGAGCTTCGTGTCTGTGAATCCGGAAAATCCTGCAG TTGAAGAAAGTAAGAGAAAGTCGAAACGAAGCAAACGCGATTCCTTAAGCCACGATGTTCAgggattttataatctttccGGTGACGTCTTCGACGTGGAATACCCAGAAGCTGAGAAATTGATTCTGTACGATGAAAAAGACGATGTCTCCACAGAATACAACGATACAATAGTGGAAGAATTATCGATCGACGTAAATact GAAATTGGATACTTCTCTGGTCCTAAATGGCAAAGGAACAGATTATCAA AGAAAAGACCAACTGCTAAGGATTCGCCGCCACGATGGTTAGAGCTTGGAATAGCTGCTGATTACTCCGTGGTAGATTTTCATGGAATTCGAGTACAGCAATATACCTTGGCTCCTTTAAACATC GTCAGTGCAATTTACATGGACCCGTCGCTCGAATCCAACATGATTCTAGTGATCGTACGAATGATTTTATACGCGGAAAAACGAGACGTTATG GTCCGCCGTGGCGATGCCAGACGATCTCTCGAGAACGTGAACAAATGGAACAGAAAGATGCTGTCCTCGAAGGACGTAAATCACGATGTTGCTGTATGGTTGACGCGATTAGATATACGAGGTCCTTCCGGTTACGCACCTGTGTCAGGAGTATGCTATCCCGCGAGATCGTGCGCGTTAAATCGAGACGAAGGCTTGACCAGCGCCTTTATCATCGCTCACGAAGTAGCACACATGTGA
- the LOC125384866 gene encoding uncharacterized protein LOC125384866: MKWITVTGDLKGISSNWPGKTTEQKGSRSKSFRSNSFDVSTLHGAKSKLSGSSKAAISTFMSPSNWFTKRHQPMSKKPEDLVTPSLSLKLDKSKVVKAVKSYGTNTKSYGTTLVEPKWTLRTKLILWSETFSFSFLRDKGEVFGSAIEKMLTAQKGNDTGASGSSGKPSVSPNKPMSGKVTNWFSNTKNQNRNQTESSEPSLCSSLKDLFNN; this comes from the exons atgaagtggataacggtaaccggagatctgaagggaatttcttcAAACTGGCCCGGAAAAACGACCGAACAGAAAGGAAGTCGATCGAAGAGCTTCCGTTCCAACAGCTTCGACGTGTCGACATTGCACGGAGCTAAAAGTAAGCTTAGCGGATCCTCGAAAGCCGCTATTTCGACCTTTATGTCACCGTCGAATTGGTTCACGAAGAGACACCAACCGATGTCGAAGAAGCCGGAAGATTTGGTAACGCCCAGTTTAAGTCTCAAGTTGGATAAATCGAAGGTAGTGAAGGCGGTGAAGTCGTATGGGACAAACACAAAGTCGTATGGGACAACACTAGTGGAACCAAAGTGGACGCTCAG aacgaagctcattctctggagtgaaacttttagtttctctttcttacgcgataaaggagag GTATTTGGTAGCGCAATTGAGAAGATGTTAACGGCGCAAAAGGGAAACGATACGGGGGCTTCCGGGTCGAGCGGAAAGCCCTCGGTATCTCCGAACAAACCAATGTCAGGCAAAGTGACAAATTGGTTTTCAAATACCAAGAATCAAAATCGGAATCAGACGGAATCCAGCGAACCGTCTCTCTGTTCTTCCCTAAAGGACCTATTCAACAATTAA